The genomic segment TGACATTACCATTAGAAAACGTTCAGCCTCCTCATGGGACTCCTATTCCTACTCAGCCGTTGTGGGTGCCTGCTCCGATAGCTATTACGCCACCGCCTTTGCCATTTGGGAATTCCCCCACAGAATCGACTGAGTTGTTAATTAATAGAACAAAAGCAGGTAGCTACCAGGACACTTTCGAAAATAAATTTTTTCCTGAACACAATCAACCCATACGTCCACGATCGGCTAGTGAGGCGAGTAAACGGCTAACTACCAAATTTTTTATAGATGCAGAGAAAGGACTCAACCCAATTATGCTACTGGGCGAGCAGGGTAAAGTCGCGGGGGGTAATGCATGCCCCTCATCTCCAGGAGTGAGTGGTCTTTAATATACGCTTCGCACTAGACGTTGCCGCTCAACTAGAATTAAATTTGACGATTAATCCAATTGATCTAAAGGATAACGTGCAATGGTTTTTATGCTTAGATTATCGCTTAGCCCCAAATTCAAACGTCGATAACCTAAATAAGCGATCATTGCACCATTATCCGTACAAAAACTAGGTCGTGGATAGTAGAGCGTGATGTTATGCTTTAATGCCATGCTAGCTAGTTCTTTTCTAAGCCAGGTATTGGCGGCTACACCACCTGCGACCACTAAACGATGCAAGCCGGTTTGCTTTAAGGCGCGTATGGCCTTGATGACTAAGGTCTCAGCTACCGCTGCTTGAAATTCATGCGCAATATTGGCTTTGGTTTGGTCGGTTTGGTCACTATTTTTTAATGTTGTGCTCACAAATGTTTTGAGACCACTGAAACTAAAATCGCAGTCTGGTCTATTCACCATCGGTCGTGGAAAAGCATATTGTTTAGCTTGACCACGCGCAGCTAAGGCAGCGATGGCCGGACCTCCCGGGTAATTCAGACCTAATAATTTGGCGGTTTTATCAAAAGCTTCGCCTACCGCATCATCTAGACTGACGCCAAGAATCTGATAAGCGCCGATACCGTTTACTTGAGCCAGTAGCGTATGCCCACCCGACACTAATAGGGCAACAAATGGGAATTCCGGGGCGTGTTGTTCCAACATGGGAGCAAGTAAATGGGCTTCCATATGATGTACGCCTAGCGTAGGAATTCCCAGTGCCCAACCCAAGCTACGCCCAAAAGCCGCACCGACCAACAGCGCCCCGGCTAAGCCAGGTCCTGCGCAATAAGCGATGCCATCGATGGCCGAGAGCAGCAGATGGGCAGTCGCCAAGGTTTCCTTTACTAAGGGTAATATTTTCAGGATATGGTCGCGTGAGGC from the Rickettsiella endosymbiont of Aleochara curtula genome contains:
- the tsaD gene encoding tRNA (adenosine(37)-N6)-threonylcarbamoyltransferase complex transferase subunit TsaD gives rise to the protein MQSFYSKQPDFHPETIQCVLGIETSCDETGIAIYEGQKGLVAHTLYSQIELHNLYGGVVPELASRDHILKILPLVKETLATAHLLLSAIDGIAYCAGPGLAGALLVGAAFGRSLGWALGIPTLGVHHMEAHLLAPMLEQHAPEFPFVALLVSGGHTLLAQVNGIGAYQILGVSLDDAVGEAFDKTAKLLGLNYPGGPAIAALAARGQAKQYAFPRPMVNRPDCDFSFSGLKTFVSTTLKNSDQTDQTKANIAHEFQAAVAETLVIKAIRALKQTGLHRLVVAGGVAANTWLRKELASMALKHNITLYYPRPSFCTDNGAMIAYLGYRRLNLGLSDNLSIKTIARYPLDQLD